A single genomic interval of Centropristis striata isolate RG_2023a ecotype Rhode Island chromosome 8, C.striata_1.0, whole genome shotgun sequence harbors:
- the LOC131976141 gene encoding heavy metal-binding protein HIP-like, which yields MVVELNVYVDLLQRENSELQTRLSNSESEVLVSKSKIKALERENAVQAADLMSLETRLTATESKTSDLETENAVQAADLMSLGTRLTATESRTSDLETENADLQTRLSSSESELLISKSRIETLERENAERKVAFYTALTNSFNVGPFSTSITLKYNKVFTNIGNAYNPSTGFFTAPVRGVYYLQFTMCGNRAPYMSVLVYKNNQKIMYNYERKEEGGLEYMTNSVVLELMAGDEIHLVLASGDSLYDDGDNHNTFSGSLLFTL from the exons atggtggtggagctcaACGTGTACGTGGatctgctgcagagagagaactcAG agctgcagaccagactgagcaacAGTGAGAGTGAAGTTCTCGTCAGCAAGTCCAAGATCAAGgcactggagagagaaaatgcag tccaagctgcagatctgatgtctttggaaactcgactgactgccaccgagagcaaaacaagtgaCTTAGAAACAGAGAATGCTG tccaagctgcagacctgatgtctttgggaactcgactgactgccaccgagagcagaacaagtgacctagaaacagagaatgCAG acttgcagaccagactgagcagcagtgagagtgaacttcTGATCAGCAAGTCCAGGATCgagacgctggagagagaaaatgcag AGAGGAAGGTGGCCTTTTACACAGCTCTGACTAATTCATTTAATGTTGGACCATTCAGCACATCCATCACACTGAAATACAACAAAGTCTTCACCAACATTGGCAATGCTTACAATCCATCTAcag gTTTCTTCACAGCTCCAGTCAGAGGGGTCTACTACCTCCAGTTCACTATGTGTGGTAACCGTGCACCTTACATGAGTGTCCTGGTGTACAAGAACAACCAGAAGATCATGTATAATTATGAGAGAAAGGAAGAGGGAGGTTTGGAATACATgactaactctgttgtcttggagctgatggcaggagatgAAATCCACCTTGTTCTCGCATCAGGTGATTCTCTCTATGACGATGGAGACAACCACAACACCTTCAGTGGCTccctcctgttcacactgtga